A DNA window from Daucus carota subsp. sativus chromosome 3, DH1 v3.0, whole genome shotgun sequence contains the following coding sequences:
- the LOC108213369 gene encoding uncharacterized protein LOC108213369, protein MEGLKRAVGDAMGKSEYGSSSSSSKVVTAAANISSSPSSSSSYDRSAQLLNRSHRQVVSVWTCSKLCAFCFVAGILVGFTLKRRVRRWASRLLRRLKDD, encoded by the exons ATGGAGGGATTGAAGAGAGCAGTGGGGGACGCCATGGGAAAGAGTGAATATggaagcagcagcagcagcagcaaagtTGTAACAGCAGCAGCCAACATCTCTTCTTCaccatcttcatcttcctcctACGACCGCTCTGCCCAGTTGCTCAACCGATCTCACAG GCAAGTTGTTTCAGTGTGGACCTGCTCCAAGTTATGTGCATTTTGCTTTGTCGCTGGGATACTTGTTGGATTTACGCTTAAGCGTCGTGTCCGTCGCTGGGCTTCCAGGCTTCTCAGGAGATTGAAGGATGATTAA